In Castor canadensis chromosome 6, mCasCan1.hap1v2, whole genome shotgun sequence, the genomic window TGACACCAAGTGACAGAACATTACTTTTAGAAAAACTATCACAAAACCTTGCTCTCAAGCTAAGAAGAAAACGATGTTTGATGTCATATTAAGCAGAAGTTTGATTTGCTCTGTTTCCCGTAGCAAGCAGCAGCATGTGGGATCTACACTGGCCCAATAGAAGACTCTCTGTTTTTAAATCGCAGAGAAAGACTTTGCCATGGGGAGGATCGTAAAGTTGTCTTAAAGAAAGGCCCGCCAGAAATAAAAATTGCAGATTTCCCTTTGTATTCACCTCTCTCTAAATACCAAAGCACTGTGATTTCCCATGGCTTCCGGAGAGACGACTGATCTGATGAAAGGCTTGAAGAGATAACCTGAGCTGAGGACCTAGCTCTGtgatgaggctctgagttccatgccagcatcaccaaaaagcaataataaaaataaagtgataaaATGTTGCATTCCCCCCATCACTGGTAAGTGTGTCAGTTCATTGTAGGTTTGTATTTCATCTACAAATTCAATTTGTCTAAAGATCATAAGTCAGTAGCATAATTTATAGACcacagaagctttttttttttggcagtactggacttgaattcaaggcctctaccttttgagtcactccaccagtcctttttttttttttttttgtggtactgggcttgaactcggtcttcaccttgagttattccaccagccctgtttttatgaagggttttttgagatagggtttcgcaaactatttgcccagtctggcttcgaaccgtgatcctcctgatctctgcctcctgagtagctaggattacaggcagatcCTAAAAGCTTTAGAAAGGA contains:
- the Spmip10 gene encoding sperm-associated microtubule inner protein 10; translated protein: MASGKDGPALPKLADKCSDESEHKPANKYDDIHLPRFSLKQGMIPTRYVMPWKENMKFRSVNLKQAAACGIYTGPIEDSLFLNRRERLCHGEDRKVVLKKGPPEIKIADFPLYSPLSKYQSTVISHGFRRDD